In Beggiatoa leptomitoformis, the genomic window TGTGATCGATATGAAATCGTTGAAGGCATAAGATGATAAGTAATTTATTTGCCGATTTATTGGTTAAATAAAATATGAATCCCCTAAAGGAGACTCAAGAAGCAATTTATCTTAAAGTCTCCCTCAGCGAATTTAGTGGCAATGAATGTGCCGCTGAAATCTAGGAAGGTTTGCAAAAAACGGATTATATTTATTTTAGCGGTCAAATAAAGCGGTAATCTGCTGTTATATCATATAGGTATCACGGGATTTTATAAAAATCCTGTGTTACTAGGTCAACCCCACATTCTAGCGTTTCAATCCACGCTAAAAATTGTGCAATCATTTCTTTTCCTTTAAAAGACCGCCCATGTTGTGGAACAATCCATTCAATATCTAATTCTTTGATCATGTTAACCCAATAGCGACAAACTTTGTTGCTTGACATATACCGTTGATGAAACGGTTTCATGTATTTAATGTGCGCCTCAAAGTCGTCAACTGGCTGGTCTTCTTTTGAATGCACCATTGACGCGCCTAAGTCACCAGAAAATAATATCTTACTCAGTGGGTCGTAAAATTGAAAATTACCTTCTGAGTGTAAGAAATGTGCGGGAATTGCTTTTAGAATGGTATTACCTAAGTAAATATCCATACCTTTATCAGGAATGCCAATAATTCGATCTTTTGACTTTCCTGGAGGGGCAAAATGCGGAATAAATCGTTCCCATATACCGGGGACAATAACTTTACATTCACTCCCAACTAACCATTTATTCAAAGAAGAAATAATATCGGGGTCTTGATGTGAACCGATAACATACTCTAAATTTTTAGTAAAAACATACTTATACGACTTCATAAATAAATCGTTATAAATTAAATCTCCTCCCGGATCGATGAGTGCAGAATGACTGCCATTCACGATTAAAAATTGATTTGCTTGCACGCCTTCGCCTGACACTAAGTCATAAAAAGCAATGCATTTATGTGTACCATCATTGTACAATTCGACAGGCATTTACTTCATTCTCCTCACACAACCCATCAGGCTTTCCGCATCCTTTTACCATAAAAATCTGCAATTTTAACCTGAACTCACTAAAATTCAATTTGAAAATACGTTGTTTAGTTAAAAATCAAGTTAAACAGTGTATCAGTAAGTGCTTTATAACAATAGTTAGCAAGCGTGTATAAATTAACTGCTGTGATATACCCTACGCTTAAACCTGTATGATAGATAACAGGCATGATGTACTGCAACAGGTTATTTTGTCTATCTTGTGT contains:
- a CDS encoding MBL fold metallo-hydrolase, which translates into the protein MPVELYNDGTHKCIAFYDLVSGEGVQANQFLIVNGSHSALIDPGGDLIYNDLFMKSYKYVFTKNLEYVIGSHQDPDIISSLNKWLVGSECKVIVPGIWERFIPHFAPPGKSKDRIIGIPDKGMDIYLGNTILKAIPAHFLHSEGNFQFYDPLSKILFSGDLGASMVHSKEDQPVDDFEAHIKYMKPFHQRYMSSNKVCRYWVNMIKELDIEWIVPQHGRSFKGKEMIAQFLAWIETLECGVDLVTQDFYKIP